Proteins found in one Molothrus aeneus isolate 106 chromosome 20, BPBGC_Maene_1.0, whole genome shotgun sequence genomic segment:
- the GAS2L2 gene encoding GAS2-like protein 2, translating into MWGTLGTGAQSIRPYQSSGQYLYAMKEDLAEWLKELYDLDIEVGTFLEVLETGAVLCSHANHVTQVAGEFAQACPEVAQHLHLPSTGVTCNLTAQPGTFQARDNVSNFIQWCRKEMGIKDVLMFETEDLVLRKNEKNFVLCLLELARHASRFGMRAPTLVQMEEEIEEELRQELELPPPEPTLPRGPRRAPRDLQNLDQMVQHLVSRCTCPVQFPMIKISEGKYRVGDSDSLIFVRILREHVMVRVGGGWDTLEHYLDKHDPCRCTSLSHKQAWKGRSPQQQVQHEVRLCPAARSPRPALLLVSRSQSPLPPVPWGGRVPPATPSPERWGRQPGASPHPEPARPRRDAGATRCPFGEAAATIPLTGPVRLPWARCEGPGTHSLSAELPERRGGPQGPARHQPGDIIRPGDIQPGDIHPCGTGTGQARGSQPTDRGTGASEELPVCAPSSHRDAPGDSRSLKSPREGRQGALGRGRQPSARNSSSRAPKPESSVKPPLKASPAAPRPATPQGRSAGGCKVCGAGDGPQGTGQCHPAPSTRAGGAEGPRGAEDGAGAACGPGSGAEGLRGCCGHTQPPGYARVLEELSRGPQPLRPVGMWSQVPETAAGAAPELPAPGEAERPGVGGQTPRAARASGAAKPRRCLKKPERVPSIYKLKLRPKVRPRRDHRPGKRPSRIPTPLGHRPRGRQRPPGTPRAPQSGSARPAPSLADSGTWLSEEDEEESWV; encoded by the exons ATGTGGGGCACCCTGGGCACGGGGGCACAGAGCATCCGTCCCTACCAGTCCAGCGGGCAGTACCTGTACGCCATGAAGGAGGACCTGGCAGAGTGGCTGAAGGAGCTCTATGACCTCGACATCGAGGTGGGCACCttcctggaggtgctggagacaggggctgtgctgtgctcccacGCCAACCACGTCACCCAGGTGGCAGGGGAGTTTGCCCAGGCGTGCCCCGAGGTGGCCCAGCATCTGCACCTGCCCTCCACCGGTGTCACCTGCaacctcacagcacagcctggcacctTCCAGGCCAGGGACAACGTCTCCAACTTCATCCAGTGGTGCAGGAAGGAGATGGGTATCAAAG atgTGCTGATGTTCGAGACAGAGGACCTGGTGCTGAGGAAGAACGAGAAGAACTTcgtgctgtgcctgctggagctggcacgCCACGCCTCCCGCTTTGGGATGCGCGCCCCGACCCTGGTGCAGATGGAGGAGGAGATCGAGGAGGAGCTtcggcaggagctggagctgcctccccCAGAGCCCACCCTGCCACGGGGCCCCAGGAGGGCACCACGGGACCTCCAGAACCTCGACCAGATG GTGCAGCACCTGGTGAGCCGCTGTACCTGCCCTGTGCAGTTCCCCATGATCAAGATCTCCGAAGGGAAATACCGAGTGGGGGACTCTGACAGCCTCATCTTTGTGCGG ATCCTGCGGGAACACGTCATGGTGCGGGTCGGGGGCGGCTGGGACACGCTGGAGCACTACCTGGACAAGCACGACCCGTGTCGCTGCACCTCGCTCT CTCACAAACAAGCCTGGAAAGGCCGGAGCCCgcagcagcaggtgcagcaCGAGGTGCGGCTGTGCCcggccgcccgcagcccccggcccgcgCTGCTGCTCGTCAGCCgctcccagagccccctgcCCCCCGTCCCCTGGGGGGGCCGCGtcccccctgccaccccctccccagagcGCTGGGGTCGCCAGCCGGGTGCCAGCCCTCACCCGGAGCCCGCACGGCCCCGCAGG GATGCGGGAGCCACCCGCTGTCCCTTTGGGGAGGCAGCTGCCACCATCCCGCTCACCGGCCCGGTCCGGCTCCCCTGGGCTCGGTGCGAGGGGCCGGGCACCCACTCCCTCTCGGCTGAGCTCCCCGAACGGCGCGGGGGTCCCCAGGGCCCCGCACGGCACCAGCCCGGGGACATCATCCGGCCTGGGGACATCCAGCCCGGGGACATCCATCCCTGTGGCACCGGCACGGGGCAGGCCCGCGGCTCCCAGCCCACGGACCGGGGCACCGGCGCCTCCGAGGAGCTCCCA GTCTGCGCCCCCTCCTCGCACCGGGATGCTCCGGGAGACTCCCGGAGCCTGAAGAGCCCGCgggaagggaggcagggagCCCTGGGCCGGGGCCGACAGCCCTCAGCCCGAAATTCCTCCAGCCGAGCCCCGAAACCGGAGAGCAGCGTGAAACCCCCCCTCAAAGCCAGCCCGGCCGCCCCCCGGCCCGCCACCCCTCAGGGCCGTTCTGCAGGGGGGTGCAAGGTCTGCGGTGCTGGGGACGGtccccaggggacagggcagtgccaccccGCCCCGAGCACAAGGGCTGGGGGCGCTGAGGGACCTCGGGGGGCAGAGGATGGAGCCGGGGCAGCCTGCGGCCCTGGCAGCGGGGCCGAGGGGCTGCGGGGATGCTGTGGGCACACGCAGCCCCCCGGCTATGCCAgggtgctggaggagctgtcCCGCGGCCCGCAGCCCCTGCGCCCCGTGGGGATGTGGAGCCAGGTCCCCGAAACAGCCGCAGGAGCTGCCCCGGAGCTCCCAGCCCCGGGCGAGGCAGAGCGGCCGGGGGTGGGCGGCCAGACCCCGCGGGCAGCCCGGGCCAGCGGCGCCGCCAAACCCCGGCGGTGCCTGAAGAAGCCCGAGCGGGTGCCCTCCATCTACAAGCTGAAGCTGCGGCCCAAGGTGCGTCCCCGGCGGGACCACAGGCCGGGCAAGCGCCCCTCGCGCATCCCCACCCCGCTGGGGCATCGCCCCCGGGGCCGGCAGCGACCCCCGGgcaccccccgagccccccagagcggcagcgcccgccccgcgccctcCCTGGCGGACAGCGGCACCTGGCTGAgcgaggaggatgaggaggagtcGTGGGTCTGA